Part of the Bacillus cereus group sp. RP43 genome is shown below.
ACTAAACGGTGTTGAACAAGTAAAAGTTCAATTAGCAGAAGGAACTGTTGAAGTTACTATCGACTCATCAGTTGTAACGTTAAAAGATATCGTTGCTGTAATTGAAGATCAAGGATACGATGTTCAATAATTATTTTTAGATATGGAAATAAATCGTACTTTATAGGAAGTACGATTTATTTTGTTAATAATTATACCTTATGAGGGTATATAGAGGTGAGAGACATGAATGAACAAAAAGAGACCAATCTTCAAATATCAGGAATGACATGTGCGGCATGTGCAAATAGAATTGAAAAAGGTCTTAAAAAAGTAGAAGGTGTGCAAGATGCAAATGTAAATTTTGCACTTGAAAAAACGAAAATTTTGTACGATCCAACTAAAACAAATCCGCAACAATTTAAAGAAAAAGTTGAATCGTTAGGATATGGAATTGTCAGTGATAAAGCTGAGTTTACTGTTTCGGGAATGACATGTGCAGCATGTGCGAATAGAGTGGAAAAGCGTTTAAATAAGTTAGATGGTGTGAACAAAGCGACGGTTAACTTCGCTTTAGAATCGGCAACGGTAGATTTTAATCCGGATGAAATTAATGTAAGTGAAATGAAGAGCGCCATTACAAAATTAGGATATAAATTAGAAGTAAAATCAGATGAGCAAGATGCATCAACTGATCATCGCTTACAAGAAATTGAGCGACAAAAGAAGAAGTTTATTTTTTCGTTTATTTTATCATTCCCGTTATTGTGGGCAATGGTGAGCCATTTCTCATTTACATCGTTTATATATTTACCTGATATGCTTATGAACCCATGGGTGCAGCTAGCTCTTGCAACTCCTGTTCAATTTATCATTGGCGGGCAGTTTTATATTGGGGCTTATAAAGCGTTACGTAATAAAAGCGCCAACATGGATGTTCTCGTGGCACTTGGAACGTCTGCCGCATATTTCTACAGTGTGTATTTAAGTATTCAATCAATTGGTTCTTCGGAACATATGACTGATTTATATTTTGAAACGAGCGCAGTACTTATTACATTAATTATTTTAGGTAAATTATTTGAGGCGAAAGCAAAAGGACGCTCATCAGAAGCGATTAAAAAATTGATGGGATTACAGGCGAAAACTGCTACAGTCGTGCGAGATGGAACAGAAATGAAAATATTGATTGAAGAAGTGGTAGCTGGTGATATCGTTTATGTAAAACCTGGCGAAAAAATCCCGGTAGATGGGGAAATTGTAGAAGGAAAGTCAGCGATAGATGAATCCATGCTAACAGGTGAGAGTATTCCGGTTGATAAAACAATTGGAGATGTAGTAATCGGTTCTACAATGAATAAAAATGGATTTTTAAAAGTTAAGGCAACTAAAGTAGGCAGAGATACTGCATTAGCTCAAATCATTAAAGTAGTAGAAGAGGCACAAGGTTCGAAAGCTCCTATTCAAAGGGTAGCAGATCAAATTTCAGGTATTTTCGTACCTGTTGTAGTTGTGATTGCTATTATCACATTTGCGGTGTGGATGATATTTGTTACGCCTGGTGATTTTGGCGGAGCACTTGAGAAAATGATAGCAGTACTTGTTATCGCTTGTCCATGTGCATTAGGTCTTGCGACACCTACATCTATTATGGCGGGATCAGGAAGATCAGCTGAATACGGTATTTTATTTAAAGGCGGAGAGCATTTAGAAGCGACGCACCGATTAGATACAGTTATTCTAGATAAAACAGGTACTGTGACAAATGGGAAGCCTGTGTTAACAGATGTAATTGTAGCAGATGGATTCCATGAAGAAGAAATACTACGTTTAGTAGGTGCGGCAGAAAAAAATTCTGAACATCCACTTGCAGAAGCGATTGTAGAAGGAATTAAAGAAAAGAAAATTGATATCCCAAGTTCAGAAACGTTTGAAGCAATTCCGGGATTCGGTATCGAATCAGTTGTAGAAGGGAAACAATTATTAATTGGTACACGTCGATTAATGAAGAAATTCGATATTGGTATTGAAGAAGTTTCTAAATCGATGGAAGAGCTAGAACGAGAAGGAAAAACAGCAATGCTTATTGCGATCAATAAAGAATATGCTGGTATAGTGGCCGTTGCAGATACTGTAAAAGATACTTCAAAAGCAGCTATCGCAAGACTTAAGAAAATGGGTCTAGACGTTGTTATGATTACAGGAGATAATACACAAACTGCTCAGGCAATCGCTAAGCGAGTTGGTATTGATCATGTAATTGCAGAAGTATTACCAGAAGGAAAAGCAGAAGAAGTGAAAAAACTTCAAGCGCAAGGTAAGAAAGTAGCGATGGTTGGAGATGGAATTAATGATGCTCCTGCTCTTGCTACGGCGGATATTGGTATGGCAATTGGAACAGGAACTGATGTAGCGATGGAAGCAGCGGATATTACGTTAATCCGTGGTGATTTAAATAGTATTGCTGATGCAATTTTCATGAGTAAAATGACGATTAGAAATATTAAGCAAAATCTATTCTGGGCGTTAGCTTATAACGGCCTAGGAATTCCAATTGCGGCGCTCGGTTTCTTAGCTCCTTGGGTTGCAGGTGCAGCGATGGCGTTTAGTTCTGTATCCGTTGTATTAAATGCATTACGATTGCAAAGAGTTAAATTGAAATCTTAAACATTTTCAGCTATAAAGCGAATTTAATATGCTTTTTTACAATAAACAATACTTTGTATAAGTATTGTTTATTGTTCGTTTAGAAGGAAAAGTCGATATAATATAGAAAGAGCAGAAGTAGTGAATCATATATAGTGGAAGAAACTGTTTCGAAAATAAACACGAAATAATTATCGGAATAACCGAAATAGAAGAGTTAGTTTGATAAGGAGTTTTACATATGTTTAAAGATATTAAAATTAGAACATTCCAGAAAGAGGATTTAGAGCAAGTATTACAATTGTTCTATGAAACGGTTCACACGGTTAATGCACAAGATTATAATACGTTACAGCTACAGGCATGGGCACCAAAGCGACTAAATAGAGCAAGTTGGCTAAAGTCTTTAGAAAAGAATATTAGTTATGTAGCTGATAATAACGGTGTGATAGTTGGATTTGGGGATTATAATGATGAGCATTACGTAGATCGTTTATTTACGCATAAAGATTATCAAGGGAAAGGAATAGCTTCTCATATACTACAGAAGCTAGAAAAAGAAGCAGTGAACTTGCAGCATAAGGATATATATACAGAAGCGAGTATTACAGCGAGACCTTTCTTTGAAAGTAAAGGTTTTATTTGCATCAAGGAACAAAGGAAGCAACATAATGGTCAGATTTTTATTAATTATGTAATGAAAAAATAGCCTTCTCATAAAAGAGAAGGCTATTTCTTCATTATTTTACAGCTTCTTTTAGTTCTTTACCAGCTTTGAAAGCAGGCACTTTAGAAGCTGCGATTTGCATTTCTTCACCAGTTTGTGGGTTACGGCCTGTACGAGCAGCTCTTTCACGAACTTCGAAAGTACCGAATCCGATAAGTTGTACTTTTTCACCAGCAGCTAAAGTGTTAGTGATTGATTCTACTACAGTTTGTAAAACTACAGTAGCTTCTTTTTGAGAAATCTCAGCATTTTGTGCTACGTTTTTAATTAATTCTGTTTTATTCATGTTTTTCACCTCATATGTAAATAATGCTATTTAAGTTGTTATTATAACGTATAAAACATTCGAGAACAAGTGTACGTACATATATTCGCAAAAAAAATGAAATTTGTAATATTTTTTAGGGCCACTTTATAGACATTTAATTTAAGCGGATACAGATTTGTTCTTTATTTCAGTCTTCTCTTTATTTAGAGGCAGTTTCTTATTATAAGATATGAAATAAGGTAATGCTACAAATAACATACCTCCTACTAAGTTTCCAAAGAAAACAAAAATGAAGTTTGGAAAATATTCAATCCAAGTTAAATGACCGGCAAAAATTGCAGCTGGGATAACAAACATATTGGCTACAACGTGTTGAAATCCGATCGCAACAAAAGTCATA
Proteins encoded:
- the copZ gene encoding copper chaperone CopZ, with the protein product MEQLTLQVEGMSCGHCVNSIESNVKELNGVEQVKVQLAEGTVEVTIDSSVVTLKDIVAVIEDQGYDVQ
- a CDS encoding heavy metal translocating P-type ATPase, producing the protein MNEQKETNLQISGMTCAACANRIEKGLKKVEGVQDANVNFALEKTKILYDPTKTNPQQFKEKVESLGYGIVSDKAEFTVSGMTCAACANRVEKRLNKLDGVNKATVNFALESATVDFNPDEINVSEMKSAITKLGYKLEVKSDEQDASTDHRLQEIERQKKKFIFSFILSFPLLWAMVSHFSFTSFIYLPDMLMNPWVQLALATPVQFIIGGQFYIGAYKALRNKSANMDVLVALGTSAAYFYSVYLSIQSIGSSEHMTDLYFETSAVLITLIILGKLFEAKAKGRSSEAIKKLMGLQAKTATVVRDGTEMKILIEEVVAGDIVYVKPGEKIPVDGEIVEGKSAIDESMLTGESIPVDKTIGDVVIGSTMNKNGFLKVKATKVGRDTALAQIIKVVEEAQGSKAPIQRVADQISGIFVPVVVVIAIITFAVWMIFVTPGDFGGALEKMIAVLVIACPCALGLATPTSIMAGSGRSAEYGILFKGGEHLEATHRLDTVILDKTGTVTNGKPVLTDVIVADGFHEEEILRLVGAAEKNSEHPLAEAIVEGIKEKKIDIPSSETFEAIPGFGIESVVEGKQLLIGTRRLMKKFDIGIEEVSKSMEELEREGKTAMLIAINKEYAGIVAVADTVKDTSKAAIARLKKMGLDVVMITGDNTQTAQAIAKRVGIDHVIAEVLPEGKAEEVKKLQAQGKKVAMVGDGINDAPALATADIGMAIGTGTDVAMEAADITLIRGDLNSIADAIFMSKMTIRNIKQNLFWALAYNGLGIPIAALGFLAPWVAGAAMAFSSVSVVLNALRLQRVKLKS
- a CDS encoding GNAT family N-acetyltransferase, which translates into the protein MFKDIKIRTFQKEDLEQVLQLFYETVHTVNAQDYNTLQLQAWAPKRLNRASWLKSLEKNISYVADNNGVIVGFGDYNDEHYVDRLFTHKDYQGKGIASHILQKLEKEAVNLQHKDIYTEASITARPFFESKGFICIKEQRKQHNGQIFINYVMKK
- a CDS encoding HU family DNA-binding protein; this translates as MNKTELIKNVAQNAEISQKEATVVLQTVVESITNTLAAGEKVQLIGFGTFEVRERAARTGRNPQTGEEMQIAASKVPAFKAGKELKEAVK